The genomic stretch CCGGGTCCTGGGCGAGTGCCACCATCAGCCGCTCAGCTCGTCGCGCCACCGTGCGGGCAAGGTGCAGGGCAGCTGCCGCCGGCGTGCCGCCATTCAGCACGAAGGATTTGAGCGGTTGGAGATCCTTGTTGAGCAGGTCGATGTCCTTTTCGACACGATCGGTCTGCGTGGAAACGATGCGCAGCGGTTCATAGCCAAGCGGCTTGCCGTCGTCGGGCACCGCAAGATCGGCGCCGAGGTCGAAAAGGTCATTCTGGATACGGGAAAGCATGGCGTCGATCGCCGGATGGCTGGTTGCCGTATGGACGCGGGCGATGCCGATACAGGCATTGGCCTCGTCGACCGTGCCGTAGGCATCCACCCGCAGGTCGGATTTCAGCCGCCGCTCGCCGGTGCCGAGACCCGTGGTGCCATCGTCGCCGGTACGGGTGTAGATCTTGTTGAGCTTGACCACGTCGCCTCCCGAACGGTCGCCATCCTCACTTGCGGGTGAAATATACCGCGAGCAGAATCAGCACCAGCGCCACGGCCTGCAGCATGACGCGTGCCTGCATCAACTTGTTCGAGGTGACGCCGGAACCGCCGCGCATCATGTTGATGAGGCCTCGGATCAGCACGATCACCACGGCGGCCATGACCAGAATGGCGAGGATGTTGAAGACGGTTGCCATTGTTGCGTTTCCAGTTGTTTTCGCGTTCAGGCGCGTTTGGCCATCAGGCGGTAGAGTATCGATGCCGGCAGTATGCGTTTGAGCGCAGCGCCGATTTTAGCCGGCACCGTTACCACATAGTGCGGGCGCGGGCGCCGCGACAGAAGTGCATGACGCAGAACCTTGTGGACCACTTCCGGCCCAGGCTTCAGCGCCGATTGGCTGCCGCCGGCGCGCAGCCGCTCCAACTGCGCGGCATAGTCGGCGCTGTGCACGGAATTCTCGATGTCGATGTTTTTCAGGAACCAGGGCAGGCCGTTGCTGGCGATCTTCGAATTCACCGGCCCCGGTTCGATCAGCGAAACATGGACGCCGCTGCCTTCCAGTTCCTGGCGCTGACAGAGCATCAGCGCCTCGAGTGCATGTTTGGATGCCGAATAGGCACCACGAAAGCGTACCGGCACGAGGCCAAGGATCGATGAGCAATGGACGAGGCGGCCATGGCCCTGGTGGCGCATCACCGGCACGAGACGGCTGGTCAAATCATGCCAGCCGAAGAAATTGACCTCGAACTGCTCCTTGAGCGCTGCCACCGACAGGTCTTCGACGGCGCCGGCCTGGGCGTAGGCGCCGTTGTTGAAGAGCGCGTCGAGCCTTCCGCCGGTTCGGTCGAGCACTGAAGCCACCAGGGCAGCGATCGAGCCCGGTTCGCCATAGTCGAGGTAGAAAGCCTCGATGCCGTCCGTTTCGAGGGCGGCGATGTCTTCCGGCTTGCGCGCTGTCGCGAACACCCGCCAGCCCTCGGCCTTCAGCGCTCGCGCGCAATAGGCGCCTATGCCTGAGGACGCACCGGTGATGATGATGGTGCGCAACTCGGTCGCTGGAGAATTCGTGGTTTGACTCAGGGTTGCCATTTGCCGCATTCACTTCCCATATTCGCGGCGTCGAGACAATCGAAGGGAGCGCGCGTCCTTGCTGCGGAATATTGTCGCCCTGCGCCGCGTGCTCTACGACGCGCTCGGTCATTTCAACACCGATGACGGCTGGGCGATGGCCAGCCATCTGGCGATCACCTCGCTGATGGCGCTGTTTCCGTTCCTGATCTTCGCCACGACGCTGGGCAGCTTCCTCGGCGCCCAGGCCTTTGCCGACACGGCCGTGCACCTGGTCTTCGACACATGGCCGGATCAGATCGCCAAGCCGATCGCGCATGAGGTGCTGAACGTGCTGACCGTCCGGCGCACCGATCTGTTGACCTATGGCGTGCTGCTCGCCGCCTATTTTGCCTCGAACGGCATCGAGGCGCTGCGCACGTCGCTCAACCGCGCCTACCGCGTCACGGAGACGCGCGGCATCATCCATCGCCGGGTGCAGAGCCTGTTCTTCGTGCTGATCGCTACGGCCGGGTTCCTGGCGATCAGCGTGCTGCTGGTCTTCGCGCCCTTGCTGGCGCGGCTGGCCGAAGCCCATTTCGAGTGGATCAAACCCTATACCGGCACGATCACGCTGTGGCGCTACGTCATCGCCTCAACCGTTATCATCGGCGGGCTGTTTTCGGTGCACTACTGGCTGCCGGCCGGCAAGCGCCGCTTCGTCTCGCTGGTGCCGGGCATCATCTTCACACTGGCCGCATGGCTCATCGGCTCGACGATGTTCGCCACCTATCTCGACCATTTCTCGTCCTATGTGACGACCTATGCCGGCCTTGCCTCGATCATGATCGCGGTGGTCTTCCTCTACATCGTCTCGGCGATCTTCATCCTCGGCGGCGAGCTCAACGCTGCGATCAGCCGCTATCTGGAGGCGCGCGCCCGGGTTGGCTGAGTGGCCTGCCGAGCGGTTGCCAGGCCGACGCCGAAGGTCGTGATCGCCATGCCGACAATCTGCAGCGCATTGAGCTGCTCGTTGAAGAGGGCCCAGGCGATGATCGCCGTCACCGCTGGCACGAGGTAGAACAGCGAGGCGACTTTCGACATTTCGCCGTCGCGGATCATCACCATCAAAAGGAAGATGGCGCCGAGCGACAGCACCAGCACCAGCCAGGCCATGGCGAAGATCAGTTCGCCGTTGATGACGACGGTGTGCGTCTCGAAGGCAAGCGCGGCTAGAGCCTTTCACGTTTTGACAGAAGCGTAGCCTGCGTTTTGGAAGTAGTTCTTGCATTCGGCTGCCTCGATCGTTTCGACGAGGTGGCCGATGTGGCGCCATGTGTCCTCAATGGTGCGTTTTTGGGCTTGGCGCATCCAGTGTTTGATCTTGGCGAAGGCCTGCTCGATCGGATTGAGGTCTGGAGAATAGGGCGGCAGGTACCAGAGCCTGGCGCCGGCAGCCTTGATCATCTGCCTGATGGCCGCCGACTTATGACTTCCCAGATTATCCATGACGACGATATCGCCGGGCTTCAGCACGGTGACGAGCTGTTGCTCGACATAGGCCCGGAAGCATTGGCCGTTGATCGGGCCGTCGAACACGCAAGGTGCCGCTAGCCGATCCCAGCGCAGCGCGCCGAGGAAGGTCAGCGTACGCCAGTGGCCGTGCGGAGCCAAGCCGCGCAGCCGCTTGCCCTTCGGCCCCCAACCGCGCAGTGGAGCCATGTTGGTCTTGATCCACGTCTCATCGATGAAGACAAGGCACTGCGGATCGAGGCCGGCCTGCCAGGATCGCCATCGCCGGCGCCTGCGGGCAATATCGGCGCGCGCCTGCTCAAGGGCGAACAGCGTTTTTTTTGAAGCTCAGGCCCTCGCGCCTCAAGAACATCCAGACCGTATTGTGCGAGACCTTGACCCCGCGCGCATCCAACTCGTCCTTCAGCCGATGCAGCGTCAGTTCAGAGGTCTGATTAATCCGCTCCACGATGAAGGCCCGATGCGGCTCAAGAACCCGCTTGCGGTGTCCGCCCATCTTGCCCGGCGCCACCGAACCCGTTGCACGGTAACGCTGCGACCACTTCACCACCGAGGAAACTGCAACGCCAAAGCGCGATGCCACTGCACGGCAGTTTTCACCGGCGCCAACTGCCTCAACAACACGCTCACGAAGATCGTTTGAAAGCGCTCGCGTCATCAGATGCTGGCCTCCAATCCAGCCAGCATCTTGAATCACAATCGCCCTGATTTGGGAATCCTACGATTCTCTCAAAAGAGGAAACGCTCTAGGATCATCAGCGAGGCGCCGCCGACATATTGCCACATGGTGGCCGCGACGAGATCGCCGCCGGAGGCAAAGCGCTTCTGCCAGATGGTGCCGGCGCTCATGCCGAGCACCGAGACCAGCGAGGCGGTCAACGTCGCGGCGGTCACGCCGCCGCCGAGCGCGCCGAGTTTTGGCCACAGCACGATGACGATGCCGATCAGGCCGATGCCAAGGCCGAGCCAGTGGCGCGGCAGGATGGCCTCGCCGAGAAATTTGCCGGCAAGCACCGCTGTTATCAGCGGCTGCAGGCCGACGATCAGGGCCGAAAACCCGGCCGGCATGCCCCGGTGGATGGCCCAGAAGACGGCGCCGAGATAGACGCCGTGCATCAGGATGCCGGCGCCGGTGGCATGAAGCGCTTCCTCGCGCGTGGCTCGCTTCGAGCCGAGTACCAGCATCAGCGCAGCCAGCAGGATGGCGGCGATAACGAAACGCGCGGCGAGGAAGGTGAACGGCTCCGCCCATGGCATGGCGTAGCGCGCGCCGATGAAGCCGGTCGCCCACAGGACGACGAAGGTGGCGGGGATGAACCGCTTGATGCTGTGCATTTTCCGGAGACCGCCGCGCTGGTGAAAAACTGACCGTGGCGCTGCTCTAGTCCGGTTCAACCCGGTGTGCAAAACGAAACGATTGATCCATGCATCACCGGAATTCAATTGGTGGCGAGTTCGTCACGCGTTGCCAGAGTTCTGCCGGGCTCAGAGCCCGACCATCCGCCCGATATCGTCAGGCGATGCGCCGGCATCGCGCAGCTTGGCAAGGCCGGTATCGCCAAGGCTCTTCGACAGTTTTCGCCCATCTGACCCGAGGATGAGCCGATGGTGGAAGTAGGCCGGCTGCGGTAGCCCGAGCAGTTCCTGCAGCAGGCGCTGCACGCCGGTGGCGGAAAACAGGTCCTGTCCGCGCACGACATGGCTGATAGCTTGCAGCGCGTCGTCGATGACGACGGCGAGGTGGTAGCTGGTCGGGATATCGCGGCGCGCCACGATCACGTCACCCCAGTCCTGCGGTCGAGCTTCGACCGAGCGCGTCGTGGATAGCGTTTCATCCGTGAATTCGGCCCATGTGAGGCCCTTTCCGATACGCGAAACAGCGGCGGCGACATC from Mesorhizobium sp. NZP2077 encodes the following:
- a CDS encoding cob(I)yrinic acid a,c-diamide adenosyltransferase, with translation MVKLNKIYTRTGDDGTTGLGTGERRLKSDLRVDAYGTVDEANACIGIARVHTATSHPAIDAMLSRIQNDLFDLGADLAVPDDGKPLGYEPLRIVSTQTDRVEKDIDLLNKDLQPLKSFVLNGGTPAAAALHLARTVARRAERLMVALAQDPGEHVNRDGLKYINRVSDFLFVAARAVNDNGNADVLWVPGKNR
- a CDS encoding twin transmembrane helix small protein — its product is MATVFNILAILVMAAVVIVLIRGLINMMRGGSGVTSNKLMQARVMLQAVALVLILLAVYFTRK
- a CDS encoding SDR family oxidoreductase; translation: MATLSQTTNSPATELRTIIITGASSGIGAYCARALKAEGWRVFATARKPEDIAALETDGIEAFYLDYGEPGSIAALVASVLDRTGGRLDALFNNGAYAQAGAVEDLSVAALKEQFEVNFFGWHDLTSRLVPVMRHQGHGRLVHCSSILGLVPVRFRGAYSASKHALEALMLCQRQELEGSGVHVSLIEPGPVNSKIASNGLPWFLKNIDIENSVHSADYAAQLERLRAGGSQSALKPGPEVVHKVLRHALLSRRPRPHYVVTVPAKIGAALKRILPASILYRLMAKRA
- a CDS encoding YihY/virulence factor BrkB family protein, with product MLRNIVALRRVLYDALGHFNTDDGWAMASHLAITSLMALFPFLIFATTLGSFLGAQAFADTAVHLVFDTWPDQIAKPIAHEVLNVLTVRRTDLLTYGVLLAAYFASNGIEALRTSLNRAYRVTETRGIIHRRVQSLFFVLIATAGFLAISVLLVFAPLLARLAEAHFEWIKPYTGTITLWRYVIASTVIIGGLFSVHYWLPAGKRRFVSLVPGIIFTLAAWLIGSTMFATYLDHFSSYVTTYAGLASIMIAVVFLYIVSAIFILGGELNAAISRYLEARARVG
- a CDS encoding IS630 family transposase (programmed frameshift), giving the protein MTRALSNDLRERVVEAVGAGENCRAVASRFGVAVSSVVKWSQRYRATGSVAPGKMGGHRKRVLEPHRAFIVERINQTSELTLHRLKDELDARGVKVSHNTVWMFLRREGLSFKKTLFALEQARADIARRRRRWRSWQAGLDPQCLVFIDETWIKTNMAPLRGWGPKGKRLRGLAPHGHWRTLTFLGALRWDRLAAPCVFDGPINGQCFRAYVEQQLVTVLKPGDIVVMDNLGSHKSAAIRQMIKAAGARLWYLPPYSPDLNPIEQAFAKIKHWMRQAQKRTIEDTWRHIGHLVETIEAAECKNYFQNAGYASVKT